CAGGATGCGCATCACCTGCGGCGTACCTCCCACCTCGTGGAACTGGCTGGTCACGAAACGACCGGAAGGCTTGAGATCGCAGAGCACTGGCACCTTGCGGCGAATCCGCTCGACATCGTCGAGGTCGAACGGGACCTCGGCGGTATTGGCGATGGCCAGCAGATGGAGCACGGCATTGGTCGACCCGCCCAGGGCCATGACCACGGCGAACGCGTTCTCGAACGCCTCTCGTGTCAGGATGGAGGATGGCCGCCGATCGTGGTGGACCGCGTCCATGAGCACCCGCGCCGCCTCGGCGGCCACATCCCGGGCCTCGTCATCTTCCGCGGAGACGGTCGAGGAACCCATCAGGCTCATGCCCATGGCCTCGAAGGCGCTGGACATGGTATTCGCCGTGAACATGCCGCCACAGGAGCCGGCTCCGGGGCAGGCGTTCTCCTCCACGCCCCTGAGATCCTCCTCGGAGAGATTGCCAGCGTTGTACTGCCCTACTGCCTCGAAGGCGCTGACCACGGTCAGGTCCTCGCCCTTGTAGTGGCCGGGCTTGATGGTGCCGCCGTAGACGAAGATGCCGGGGATATCGAGCCGGGCCAGGGCGATCATGGCGCCCGGCATGTTCTTGTCGCAGCCACCGGTGGCCAGCATCCCGTCCATCTGCTGGCCGCCCCCGACCGTCTCGATGGAGTCGGCGATCACCTCGCGGGAGACGAGGGAGTACTTCATACCCTCGGTGCCCATGGTGATGCCGTCGGAGACCGTGATGGTGCCGAATTTCATCGGCATCGCCCCCACCTCGCGCAGCGCCTCCTCGGCGCGCCGCGCCATGGCGCCGATCCCGACGTTGCAGGGGGTGATCGTGCTGTGTGCGTTGCCGACCCCGATGATCGGCTTCTCGAAGTCCTCATCCCGGAAGCCGACGGCCCGCAACATCGCGCGGTTCGGGGTTCGGGCCACACCCTGGGTGATCACTCGGCTGCGACGGTTATCCGCCATGGATGACTCCTCTGTCATAAACGGTTGCAGGCAATCTGCATAGGGTACCTAAGAACGGGGGCGTCGCGGGAGTACCACCTCCCCTGAACGCCACCGCTTCGCGGCCTGAGCGACACAAAGGCCGCCCCGCCCCCTTGCGCTGCAACAGAAGGCGGACTCAGGATAGCGGGATGGTCAACAGTCGGGATAATGGACCGCCGATGGGCGCAGAAGGGGCCTCATTCTCTTGGGAGAGCGTAGAACGGGAGTGGCTGGGCGCCCAGGATGACGGCGGCCTGAACCTGGCGTACCAGTGCCTGGAGCGGAATATCACCGCCGGCCGCGGCGATCAGGAAGCTCTGATCTGGCGCGGCGCTGAGGGCGAGCGGCGGGTCTACAACTACGTAGACCTGCTCGACGGCGCCCTGCGCTTCGCCCGGGCGCTGGAGCGTCGCGGCGTGCGCCTTGCCGAGCGGGTCTGCACCCTCGGGCCGCGCCGCCCCGAACTCTATCTGGCCGCGCTCGGCACGCTTCGCCACGGGGCGGTCTACGCGCCTTTGTTCTCGGTCTACGGTCCCGACCCCATCCGCCGCCGCCTCGAGCTCGGCGAAGCGCGTGTCGTGGTCACCACCCGGCAGCTCTTCGAGGAGCGCATCGCCCCGGTGCGCGGCGCACTGCCGGCCCTGGAACACATTGTACTCGTCGACGGCGATGCCCCCGGCGCCGAGTCCTGGCAGACTTTCTGCGCCGATGACGCTGCGCCGCAGCCCATCGCGACGGGCGCCGAGTACCCGGCGCTGCTCCACTTCACCAGCGGCACCACCGGTCCGCCCAAAGGCGTGCTCCACGTCCACCGGGCGGCAGCGGCGCATCTGGCCACAGGGCGCGAGGTCCTCGGCCTTGCCCCCGGGCAGCGCTACTGGTGCACCGCCGACCCGGGGTGGGTCACCGGCGTCTCCTACGGCATCCTGGCACCGCTGCTCTGCGGAGCAACCCTGGTGGTGGATGAGGGCGAGTTCGACGCCAGGCGTTGGTACGGAACCCTCGCCGCAGAGGGCATTGAGTGCTGGTTCACGGCGCCTACGGCGCTGCGCATGCTGCGCCGGGCCGGCCCCGAGGCACTGGCCGGGCATGATCTGTCACGCCTGGAGCGGATCTTCAGCACCGGCGAACCGCTCGATCCAGCACTGACGGAGTGGACCGAGGAACGCCTCGGCCTCCCCACCCGCGACGCCTGGTGGCAGTCCGAGACCGGCGCGATCATGACGGCCCAGTACGGCAATGCGCCGGTGCGCTCCGGCCGCATGGGCCGCCCCGTCCCCGGCGTCGAACTGATCCTGGCCAACGTGGAAGGTAAGACGGTGAACCCCGTTACGGAGCCGGGCGCCACCGGCGAGATCCTCATCCGTCGGGGCTGGCCGTCGATGTTCCGCGCCTATCTCGGTGCGCCGGAGCGTTACCGCGATGCCTTCGTCGACAACTGGTACCGCTCCGGCGATCTCGCCCAGTGGGACGAGCAAGGCGAGCTGCGTTTCATCGGCCGCGCCGACGACGTGATCAAGACCGCGGGTCACATGGTCGGACCGGCGGAGGTCGAGGCCGTTCTGAATCACCACCCGGAGGTGGCCGAATGCGGGGTCAGTGGTGTCCCCGATGCGGTGGCCGGCGCCCTGGTCGCGGCCTGGGTCGTCCCGCGCCGCCCGCCGGAGGCCCCGGAACAGCTGCAGCGGGATCTGATCGCCCACGCAAGACAACGCCTCGGTGCCGCAGTCGCACCACGCGAGATCCACTTCGTCGACGAGCTGCCCAAGACACCCAGCGGGAAGATCCTGCGCCGTCAGCTCGGCGCCTGATCCAACGGGGACGGGCCCGACTACTTCAAAACGCGGCGCAGCGCCCGCCCGGCAGCCTTACCGGTATCGTAGCCACTGACCCGGCGACCGCCACGCTCACGCCGGACCTGCTCCGCACTGCGCGCCAGGCGCGCCGCCCGCAACGCCCAGGGCACCACTCTGAGCCAGTTCACGGTGGTCTCCTCCCTTTCGGACTCCAGATCAAGTTTAATCGATCGGCGCCCCCGCCTGAAGGCCAGGGACATGGCCACCGCCACGGCTCAACCGTTACGCTTGACGGCATCCATCCGGAAAAGGAGATCCCGCGTGTCCACACGAACCCCGCTTGCCTGGCTGATCGGCGCCCTCGCCACCCTACTCCCCGCTCGCCTTCTGGCCGAGACCCCGGCAGAGTCTCCGGCACGCAGCGTTGCCGAGCTCACTCAGGGGGCCGCTCAGACCATCGGGCAGGAGCTTCGCGAGATCGGGGAACTGTTCCGGGATATCGAGGGCGAGGCCATCGGCCCGCAGCTCTGGGCGCTGGCCCTGGAACTGGCCGACCTGGGCCTGATCATTGTCGTCACCATCGGCCTGCTCCTCGTGCTGCGCCCCCTGGCACGCCCCGTGTTCAACCGCGCCGAGGGCTGGGCCCAGCGCGGCGACGCGCGCCTGCGCACGGTGCGGCGCACCGTCGGCGTGCTCGGCGCCGCCGCGGCCGACCTGGCGACCATCTTCCTGGCCTGGATCGCCGGGTACGCCATCGCCCTCTCGCTGGTCGGCGAGGTGGGCGGCATCGAGGCGCGGGAATCCCTGTTCCTGAATGCGTTCCTGATGGTCGAGGGCTTCAAGGCCCTGCTGCGCATTCTGTTCGCACCGCGCAACCCCCACCTGCGGCTGATCGCCACCGACGATGAGCACGCCACCTACTGGGGCAAGCGGCTGGCCCGCATGTCCGGACTGATCGGTTACGGCCTGCTGTTCATCGGTCCCTTCGTCACCATGGCCGTTGCCGAGGGGCTGGGACAGCTGGCGGTGCTCCTTGTCATGGTGCTCGCCTTCGGCTATGCGGTGGTGATCGCCCTGCGCAACCGGCACGACGTGCGCGAGCGGCTCCAGGCCAGCGCCGCCGAGTCCAGGGTGCTGTTCACCCGGACCATCCTCTCGTCGCTGGCCTGGGTCTGGCACTGGGTCGTAATCCTTTACTTCGGCGCGCTCGCCGTAGTCACCATCACCCAGCCGGATGCCGCTCTGGCCTTCATGGCCCAGGCGACCCTGCAGACGGCACTGGCCATCGGCATCGGGGCCTTCCTGGCCATTGTCCTGACCCAGGCCACGGCCCGGCGTATCCGGCTTAGCGAACGCAACCGGCGCCACTTCCCACTGCTCGAGCAGCGCCTGAATAGCTACCTGCCCATCGTGCTGAAAATCGCACGGACCGCCATCCTGATCGTGGTCATCGCCACCGTGCTCGATGCCTGGCAGCTGTTCGACTTCACCGGCTGGCTCGCTTCCGAGGGCGGCCTGCAGACCCTCGGGGTGATCCTCTCGGTTACCCTGGTCCTGCTCGCCGCCACGGCGGTCTGGCTGCTGGCGGCCAGCTTCATCGAGCACCGCCTGAATCCGGACGTGGGCCACGGCACCCCCTCGGCGCGGGAGCAGACGCTGCTCACCCTGTTCCGCAACGCCATCGCCATCGTCCTGGTCACCATGACGACGATGATCGTCCTCGCCGAGATCGGGATTAACATCGGCCCGCTGATCGCCGGTGCCGGTGTCCTCGGCCTCGCCATCGGCTTTGGCGCGCAGAAGCTGGTTCAGGACATCATCACCGGCGTGTTCATCCAGCTCGAGAACGCCATCGACGTCGGCGATATCGTCACCGCCGGCGGGGTCACAGGCACGGTGGAGAAGCTCACCATTCGCTCGGTGAACATCCGCGACCTGTTCGGGACCTACCACTTCATCCCGTTCTCTTCAGTGGACAGCGTCTCGAACTTCACCCGCCACTTCGCCTACCACGTCGGCAGCTATGGGGTGGCCTACCGAGAGGATGTCGACCAGGTCACCCCGGTGCTCGAGGCCGCCTACGAAGACCTCAAACAGCATCCGGATCCCGACATCCGCAATGCCCTCTACGGCGACTTCGCGGTAGACGGGGTGGTCTCGCTGGGCGACAGCTCGGTCAATATCCGGGTGCGCATCAAGACGGCACCGGGGATGCAATGGGCCATCGGCCGGGCCTACAACGGGCTGGTCAAGAAGCGCCTGGATGCCGCCGGCATCGAGATCCCCTTCCCGCACCGGACCCTCTACTTCGGGGAGGACCACCAGGGGCAGGCCCCGCCCCTGCGCCTTGCGCGCGCGGGGGCAACGTCCCCCAACCATGCCGCCGGCGCTACTCCGACGGCACCAACCGCCAGCGACCGCGTCCACCACGACCCCACTGACGATTAGGGCTGTGGGGCACCGGGCGCCGGTGCCCCACCCGATACCGCACCCATGAAAAAACCCGCCCCCGAGCTTCGGGGGCGGGTTTTTTTATACAGTCCTGGACGGCTGCGAAGCCGGAAGAGCGCGCGCCGCGCCAGAACCGAGCTACGCGTCGGCGTCCTCGGGATGCTCGCCAATGACCAGCTTGTCACCATCCTGCCGGTGCGGCGGCACCTCCAGGTTCCTCGGCGCAGGCTGCGCCCGATACACCCGGCCAGCCATATCGTAGCGCGCGCCGTGGCAGGGGCAGAAAAACCCGCCGAGCCAGTCGGCGTCGAAGTCCATCGGCTCGATCTCGGGGTAGTACGTGGGGATGCAGCCCAGGTGGGTGCAGATCGGCACCACGACAAAGACCTCGGGGTCCACGGACCGGTGCTTGTTCCGGGCGTAATCCGGCTGCTGATCCCGCTCGGAGTCCGGATCGCGCAGGCGGTCCACCATTTTATCCAGCGTCTCAAGGTGCTCCTGAGTACGGCTGACCACCCAGATCGGGCTGCCCTTCCACTCAAACTCCAAGCGCTGCCCGGGCTCGAGCTTGCTCACATCGACCTCGATGGGCGCACCCTCCGCCTGCGCCTCCACGCTGGGGCGGAGAAAGCCGATGAACGGGACCGCGGCGAAGACCACGCCGACGCCGCCGACCACGCTCGCCGCGCCGGTCAGGAACCGCCGTCGCCCACGATCCAGATCATCCGGTGCCTCGTTCGTCATGTAGACCCCCTGTTGCTACTTAATCCATTCATGCAACGGTATCGCCGGTTACGGCATAACGTAAAGGTTGCGGCGTGGAATGCAAGGCGCGGCCCTGCACCAGCCTGCGGCATTTTACCGCACACGCACTGGCGCGGGGCAGCCACCGCCTGCAACACCGCACCACCGGGCTTGCCTGCCTCCACCGTCGCGGTAGGCTGGACAATACTATACGCAGGAATTTCCACACGGGAGGGTGTCATGCGAATTCTGATCACCGGCGGCAGCGGCTTCGTCGGCAAGCCGTTGTGCGCTCGCCTCCACGAGCGCGGCCACGAGCTGCTGGTCGTCTCGCGCAACCCGGAGCGCGCACGCGCTGCCCTGCCAGCACGGACCGACATCCGCCCGAACGTGGCCGATTTCCTCGACAGCCAGCCCGAGGCGATCATCAACCTCGCTGGCGAGTCGATTGCCGAGGGACGCTGGACCGAGGCCAAGAAGCAGCGCCTGCTCGACTCCCGACTGAACACCACCCAGGCTGTGGTCGATCTGTGCGGCCAGCTCGATACACCACCCAAGACCCTGATCTCCGCTTCCGCGATGGGGTATTACGGCGATCAGGGCGACCGAGAGGTCACGGAGGAGACCCCACCGAACCCCGAGTTCGTTCACGAGCTCTGCGCCCGCTGGG
This genomic window from Halorhodospira halophila contains:
- the ilvD gene encoding dihydroxy-acid dehydratase, yielding MADNRRSRVITQGVARTPNRAMLRAVGFRDEDFEKPIIGVGNAHSTITPCNVGIGAMARRAEEALREVGAMPMKFGTITVSDGITMGTEGMKYSLVSREVIADSIETVGGGQQMDGMLATGGCDKNMPGAMIALARLDIPGIFVYGGTIKPGHYKGEDLTVVSAFEAVGQYNAGNLSEEDLRGVEENACPGAGSCGGMFTANTMSSAFEAMGMSLMGSSTVSAEDDEARDVAAEAARVLMDAVHHDRRPSSILTREAFENAFAVVMALGGSTNAVLHLLAIANTAEVPFDLDDVERIRRKVPVLCDLKPSGRFVTSQFHEVGGTPQVMRILLEQGLLHGGCRTITGQTIEELIGHLPPEPPADQEIVMPFDRPLYPEGHLAILRGNLAEEGAVAKVSGIKQRRISGPARVFDSEEECLEAILADRVQAGDVVIVRYEGPKGGPGMREMLAPTSAIIGKGLGDAVGLITDGRFSGGTYGMVVGHVAPEAYDGGTIALVAEGDTVTIDADRNLLQVEVDEAELERRRSQWQVPRPRYRRGVLGKYARLAASASRGAVTDADLFPDQD
- a CDS encoding AMP-binding protein, translating into MGAEGASFSWESVEREWLGAQDDGGLNLAYQCLERNITAGRGDQEALIWRGAEGERRVYNYVDLLDGALRFARALERRGVRLAERVCTLGPRRPELYLAALGTLRHGAVYAPLFSVYGPDPIRRRLELGEARVVVTTRQLFEERIAPVRGALPALEHIVLVDGDAPGAESWQTFCADDAAPQPIATGAEYPALLHFTSGTTGPPKGVLHVHRAAAAHLATGREVLGLAPGQRYWCTADPGWVTGVSYGILAPLLCGATLVVDEGEFDARRWYGTLAAEGIECWFTAPTALRMLRRAGPEALAGHDLSRLERIFSTGEPLDPALTEWTEERLGLPTRDAWWQSETGAIMTAQYGNAPVRSGRMGRPVPGVELILANVEGKTVNPVTEPGATGEILIRRGWPSMFRAYLGAPERYRDAFVDNWYRSGDLAQWDEQGELRFIGRADDVIKTAGHMVGPAEVEAVLNHHPEVAECGVSGVPDAVAGALVAAWVVPRRPPEAPEQLQRDLIAHARQRLGAAVAPREIHFVDELPKTPSGKILRRQLGA
- a CDS encoding mechanosensitive ion channel domain-containing protein, producing the protein MSTRTPLAWLIGALATLLPARLLAETPAESPARSVAELTQGAAQTIGQELREIGELFRDIEGEAIGPQLWALALELADLGLIIVVTIGLLLVLRPLARPVFNRAEGWAQRGDARLRTVRRTVGVLGAAAADLATIFLAWIAGYAIALSLVGEVGGIEARESLFLNAFLMVEGFKALLRILFAPRNPHLRLIATDDEHATYWGKRLARMSGLIGYGLLFIGPFVTMAVAEGLGQLAVLLVMVLAFGYAVVIALRNRHDVRERLQASAAESRVLFTRTILSSLAWVWHWVVILYFGALAVVTITQPDAALAFMAQATLQTALAIGIGAFLAIVLTQATARRIRLSERNRRHFPLLEQRLNSYLPIVLKIARTAILIVVIATVLDAWQLFDFTGWLASEGGLQTLGVILSVTLVLLAATAVWLLAASFIEHRLNPDVGHGTPSAREQTLLTLFRNAIAIVLVTMTTMIVLAEIGINIGPLIAGAGVLGLAIGFGAQKLVQDIITGVFIQLENAIDVGDIVTAGGVTGTVEKLTIRSVNIRDLFGTYHFIPFSSVDSVSNFTRHFAYHVGSYGVAYREDVDQVTPVLEAAYEDLKQHPDPDIRNALYGDFAVDGVVSLGDSSVNIRVRIKTAPGMQWAIGRAYNGLVKKRLDAAGIEIPFPHRTLYFGEDHQGQAPPLRLARAGATSPNHAAGATPTAPTASDRVHHDPTDD
- the petA gene encoding ubiquinol-cytochrome c reductase iron-sulfur subunit, producing the protein MTNEAPDDLDRGRRRFLTGAASVVGGVGVVFAAVPFIGFLRPSVEAQAEGAPIEVDVSKLEPGQRLEFEWKGSPIWVVSRTQEHLETLDKMVDRLRDPDSERDQQPDYARNKHRSVDPEVFVVVPICTHLGCIPTYYPEIEPMDFDADWLGGFFCPCHGARYDMAGRVYRAQPAPRNLEVPPHRQDGDKLVIGEHPEDADA